The following is a genomic window from Psychrobacter immobilis.
CAGCACCAAACGTCAATGTAAAACTGATGATGCAAGAGAAAACTGGTAGCTGGAAATTGCTTAATGCGCAAAAGACTGATAATAATGGTCGTATCGGCAACTTCTTACCGAATCAAGACGGCGTTGAGCATGATGGTACTTATAAGTTGATTTTTGAGACGACTCCTTATTTCCGAAATCAAGGTCTAGAGTCTTTCTATCCATATGTTGAAGTCAATTTCAATATCGAAGGCGATAACCATTACCATGTGCCAATCACTTTGTCTCCATACGGCTATAGCACTTACCGCGGTAGCTAAGCCATATTACGTGCTAAATAAGCCGTAAGTTAATACTAATAAAGCAAAAAAGGACGCCCCAATCAAAAATTTGATTGGGGCGTCCTTTTTTGCTTTTATCAAGCTTAAATTTATTCAGCGTTAGCTTTATTGGCTTCTTCTGCTTGACGACGTGCTTCGATTTTAGCGGCTTTGCGTTTCTCAATCACATCAATCACATCACTACCAATATGTGCTTCGCCACGTTTTTTTGCTAACTGCATTTGATGCTCACGTTCGCGAAATCTGGCTTTTTGCTCATCCGTTGCTTTATCAATACAATGCGGGCAAGACTCACCTTTGATATAAGCAAGGCTTTGCATGTCATCGACAGTAATGGGCATACGGCAGGCGAAGCATTGCTCATAGTTGCCTTTTTCTAAGTTATGATTGACCGACACGCGGTTATCAAAAACGAAGCAATCGCCTTGCCACATAGAGTCGCTGGCTGGAATTTCTTCTAGATATTTTAAGATGCCGCCCTCTAAGTGATACACCTCTTCAAAGCCTTGCTCACGCATATAAGCAGTAGACTTCTCACAGCGTATACCACCAGTACAGAACATCGCGACTTTTTTATGTTTGGCTGGATCCATCTCTTTTGCGACGTATTCTGGGAACTCGCGGAACGTTTCGGTATTTGGATTGACGGCATTTTGGAACGTACCGATTTTAACTTCATAATCATTACGGGTGTCGATAAGAATGACGTCAGGGTCTGAGATTAACGCATTCCATTCGCTTGGTTTTACATAGCGTCCAACTGATTGCAATGGGTCGATATTTTCAACGCCCATGGTAACGATTTCTTTTTTGAGCTTCACTTTGGTACGATAAAAAGGCTGAGCATCGGTATAAGATTCTTTAAAGGTAAAGCTGCCAATCGCTTCGATACTGCGCAGATACTCAAGGACGTTATCAATACCTTGGCGTGTGCCAGAAATCGTACCATTAATGCCTTCATTAGCAATCAATAACGTGCCTTTGACATCATTATCGAGCATATTATTTAAAATTGGCTCGCGGTATTGCTCAAAGTCAGCAAAACGCGTGAACTTATATAGAGCGGCAACGACGATGTTATTGGTGACGCTATCGTAGGCAGGGGTTGATTTGTTGTCGGTGACAGTGCTGTTTTGGATATTGCTATCTATATTATGGTCTTGAAGGGTACTCATGTTTTTCTCCTGCTGGCTAGGTCGCAAACCTAGTGCGTTGGGTTTAAGGTGCTTTTTAAAATTAACGGTTGAAACTAATTAGTAAGATTCATAACACTAGTGCAATTGTGGAATTGACTAATGCGGGCGTAGTGTAGCAAATTTTAGGGAAGTTTTGGAGGTTTTATCATTCTTAAGAAAGATATAGGTGGTGATTATAATAATAAAGATAGACAACAAAAAGCCCAGTAAGATACTGAGCTTTTTTTCATATTCACTGCGTAAAGCAAAATTAGAGTTTACTTACTCTGAAACCAAGTATCCGCTTTGCTACGAGCGCTAGCGATGTCTGAACTGGATAAGTTCAATGCCAACTGGCCAATTTTACCGCGCGCTTTGTTACGTACTTTTTCATCGAGCATACCGTCACGGGCAGCCAAATCGTACCATTTATAAGCATCGACGAGATTTTTTTGCTTTTCATCGAGCAATGCAAGCGTATAGCTGGCACGGTTATCGCCGCGCATTGCCGCTTTTTCTAACCAAACTTTCGCTTGTTGCAAATTAGGCTGCACACCTTCACCGCGCAAGTACATGATGGCAAGATTCAACTGAGCAGGGGCAACGCCTTGCTGAGCCGCTTTGGTATACCACTGAA
Proteins encoded in this region:
- the uraH gene encoding hydroxyisourate hydrolase; this encodes MKKNLLKAAAFGSVLAMTATASHAAGDQDKYQLSSHILDISTGKPAPNVNVKLMMQEKTGSWKLLNAQKTDNNGRIGNFLPNQDGVEHDGTYKLIFETTPYFRNQGLESFYPYVEVNFNIEGDNHYHVPITLSPYGYSTYRGS
- the trhO gene encoding oxygen-dependent tRNA uridine(34) hydroxylase TrhO; the protein is MSTLQDHNIDSNIQNSTVTDNKSTPAYDSVTNNIVVAALYKFTRFADFEQYREPILNNMLDNDVKGTLLIANEGINGTISGTRQGIDNVLEYLRSIEAIGSFTFKESYTDAQPFYRTKVKLKKEIVTMGVENIDPLQSVGRYVKPSEWNALISDPDVILIDTRNDYEVKIGTFQNAVNPNTETFREFPEYVAKEMDPAKHKKVAMFCTGGIRCEKSTAYMREQGFEEVYHLEGGILKYLEEIPASDSMWQGDCFVFDNRVSVNHNLEKGNYEQCFACRMPITVDDMQSLAYIKGESCPHCIDKATDEQKARFREREHQMQLAKKRGEAHIGSDVIDVIEKRKAAKIEARRQAEEANKANAE
- a CDS encoding tetratricopeptide repeat protein; the protein is MKLLKAALFTALFSCAGLANAELISNVPLDTSRFELMPVSELSNRAAQGNDHAQFYLAKRLQKGEGIAKNTQQAIQWYTKAAQQGVAPAQLNLAIMYLRGEGVQPNLQQAKVWLEKAAMRGDNRASYTLALLDEKQKNLVDAYKWYDLAARDGMLDEKVRNKARGKIGQLALNLSSSDIASARSKADTWFQSK